A region from the Cellvibrio sp. PSBB006 genome encodes:
- the aceE gene encoding pyruvate dehydrogenase (acetyl-transferring), homodimeric type yields the protein MLEDIDAIETKEWLDALESVVRHGGKERAAYLLKMLSEKAVNKGIEQPSSIQTPYRNSIPPEKEVAFPGDRVLERKIRSIVRWNAMAMVMKANDNEDALGGHIASFASSATLYDVGFNHFFRGNDGDVPGDLVYFQGHVSPGMYARSYVEGRFDEKHLDSFRREVDGGGLSSYPHPWLMPDYWQFPTVSMGLGPIKAIYQARFIRYMEARGLVPQTDRKVWAFLGDGECDEPESLGAISLATREKLDNLIFVINCNLQRLDGPVRGNGKIVQELEGVFRGAGWNVIKVLWGSSWDRLLEKDKSGLLQKRMDEVVDGEMQNYKANGGAYTREHFFGKYPELLELVSDMSDDEILHLARGGHDASKVYNAYHQAVNTKGQPTVILAQTVKGYGMGASGEAINKTHSVKSLDVESLKKFRDRFELPISDEDLPKLPYYRPAEDSPEMQYLRARRQTLKGYLPARKADFEALQTPDLDAFAAQLKSTGEREISTTMSFVRILSSLVKDKQIGKNIVPIVPDEARTFGMEGMFKTIGIYSSEGQKYVPHDAGQMMSYHESSNGQILEEGINEAGSMSSWIAAATSYSNHGVPMIPFYIYYSMFGFQRIGDLAWAAGDSQARGFMLGATAGRTTLNGEGLQHQDGHSHVMANTIPNCRTYDPTYAYELAVIIQDGIKRMYGDKENCFYYITLMNENYQHPDLPENAQEGIIKGMYLLEQGKSKKKNRVQLMGAGTILNEVRAAAELLRKDFDVEADVWSVTSVNELTRDGQRATRWNLLHPTEAPRKAYITEQLEGRDGPKIIATDHLKTYSEQLRAFVPGTYTVLGTEGFGRSDSRAKLRHFFEVNRYFVVIAALKSLADEGKIKADVVAKAIKKFGIDPEKADPMSV from the coding sequence ATGCTAGAAGATATCGATGCCATTGAAACGAAAGAATGGCTGGATGCCTTGGAATCAGTTGTTCGCCACGGTGGCAAAGAGCGCGCCGCATACCTGTTGAAAATGCTTTCCGAGAAGGCTGTGAATAAAGGTATTGAGCAACCTTCTTCGATCCAGACTCCCTACCGCAACAGTATTCCGCCCGAGAAAGAAGTTGCGTTTCCCGGTGATCGGGTTCTGGAACGAAAAATTCGTTCCATTGTGCGCTGGAATGCGATGGCGATGGTGATGAAAGCCAACGACAATGAAGATGCACTCGGTGGTCACATCGCGTCTTTTGCTTCATCCGCTACGCTTTATGATGTAGGTTTCAATCACTTCTTCCGTGGTAACGACGGTGATGTTCCGGGTGACCTGGTGTATTTCCAGGGGCACGTTTCTCCCGGTATGTATGCCCGCTCTTATGTCGAAGGTCGCTTCGACGAAAAACATCTCGATAGCTTCCGTCGCGAAGTCGACGGCGGTGGACTTTCTTCTTATCCGCATCCCTGGTTGATGCCGGATTATTGGCAATTCCCGACCGTTTCCATGGGCTTGGGTCCGATCAAAGCCATCTATCAGGCACGCTTTATCCGTTACATGGAAGCGCGTGGTCTGGTACCGCAAACTGATCGCAAAGTCTGGGCATTTTTAGGCGACGGTGAGTGTGATGAGCCGGAAAGCCTGGGTGCAATTTCGCTGGCAACCCGCGAAAAACTCGACAACCTTATTTTTGTGATCAACTGTAACTTGCAGCGTCTCGATGGTCCGGTGCGTGGTAACGGCAAGATTGTTCAGGAACTCGAAGGTGTGTTCCGTGGTGCCGGCTGGAACGTGATCAAAGTGCTGTGGGGCAGCAGTTGGGATCGTTTGCTGGAAAAAGACAAATCCGGTCTGTTGCAAAAGCGCATGGACGAGGTTGTCGACGGCGAAATGCAAAATTACAAAGCTAACGGCGGCGCCTACACCCGCGAGCATTTCTTCGGCAAATACCCGGAGCTGCTTGAGCTGGTAAGCGATATGTCAGATGATGAAATTCTTCATCTGGCGCGCGGCGGCCACGACGCAAGCAAGGTATATAACGCTTATCATCAAGCGGTGAATACCAAAGGTCAGCCCACGGTAATTCTGGCGCAAACCGTCAAGGGTTACGGTATGGGCGCATCCGGTGAAGCGATTAACAAGACGCACTCCGTTAAATCCCTCGATGTTGAAAGCCTCAAGAAATTCCGCGACCGTTTTGAGTTACCGATCAGCGACGAAGACCTTCCCAAATTACCGTATTACCGTCCGGCGGAAGACAGTCCGGAAATGCAATATCTGCGCGCGCGCCGCCAGACATTGAAAGGTTATTTGCCAGCGCGAAAGGCAGATTTCGAAGCGCTGCAAACACCGGATCTGGATGCATTTGCTGCACAACTGAAGTCCACCGGTGAGCGTGAAATTTCGACCACCATGAGTTTTGTACGTATTTTGTCATCCTTGGTGAAGGACAAACAAATCGGCAAAAATATTGTGCCGATTGTGCCGGACGAAGCGCGTACCTTTGGTATGGAAGGTATGTTTAAAACCATCGGAATTTATTCTTCCGAAGGTCAAAAATATGTTCCCCATGACGCTGGCCAGATGATGTCTTATCACGAATCATCGAACGGTCAAATTCTGGAAGAAGGCATCAACGAAGCCGGTTCCATGTCTTCCTGGATTGCGGCGGCAACCTCGTACAGCAATCATGGCGTGCCCATGATTCCGTTCTACATCTATTACTCCATGTTTGGTTTCCAGCGTATTGGCGATCTGGCATGGGCAGCGGGTGATTCGCAGGCGCGCGGCTTTATGCTGGGTGCAACCGCCGGTCGTACCACGCTGAACGGTGAAGGCTTGCAGCACCAGGATGGCCACAGCCATGTGATGGCAAACACCATTCCTAATTGCCGTACTTACGATCCTACTTACGCTTACGAATTAGCGGTGATCATCCAGGATGGCATCAAGCGCATGTACGGCGACAAGGAAAATTGCTTCTACTACATCACCCTGATGAACGAAAACTACCAGCACCCGGATCTGCCGGAGAATGCGCAGGAAGGTATCATCAAAGGCATGTACCTGCTTGAGCAGGGCAAGAGCAAAAAGAAAAATCGTGTGCAGTTGATGGGCGCGGGCACCATTCTTAACGAAGTGCGTGCTGCCGCTGAATTGCTGCGCAAGGATTTTGATGTTGAAGCGGATGTGTGGAGCGTGACCAGTGTGAACGAGTTGACCCGCGACGGTCAGCGTGCCACGCGCTGGAATTTGCTGCACCCGACCGAAGCGCCGCGCAAAGCCTATATTACTGAACAATTGGAAGGGCGTGACGGTCCGAAAATTATTGCTACAGACCACCTGAAAACCTACAGCGAACAATTACGCGCGTTTGTTCCCGGCACCTACACCGTATTGGGTACAGAAGGTTTTGGTCGCAGTGATTCCCGCGCGAAATTGCGTCATTTCTTTGAAGTGAATCGTTATTTCGTGGTTATCGCCGCGCTCAAGTCGCTGGCAGATGAAGGCAAGATCAAAGCCGACGTCGTCGCCAAGGCCATCAAGAAATTCGGGATTGATCCGGAAAAAGCGGACCCGATGAGCGTGTAA
- a CDS encoding insulinase family protein: MNSVSRFARHLYWLLLCSACLLRSGLVAAQEDLAVPDDGPAVTAVVDVIKSENDEREYRYLTLKNKLRVLLVSDADTEKSAAALDVFIGHNQNPADRQGLAHFLEHMLFLGTEKYPEAGEYQAFISQHGGNHNAFTAPEHTNYFFDIDSGYLDPALDRFAQFFIAPLFDAGYVERERNAVNSEYLARINDDARRMLDVYREVLNPEHPAAQFSVGSQETLADREDDAVRDDLIDFYRQYYSADAMTLVVLGKESLDELQKMVVGRFGNIPSHTVELADKYPPLFPANFLPAAISIKPEKELRQLSMLFPIPEPWDTYNKKPWHYIGNLLGHEGKGSVLSLLKDLGWAEGLSAGVGASTRHDAFFQITVQLTEKGTRARDQIVPLMFYMIEQLQARGLKDWRYNELKELADIDFRFQEQAPPIDTVRSLASVMHIYQPQDVLRGDFLYTAYDEKLIQQCLSYLRSDNVMTVFVAPDLTTDRLSGFYQTPYAVEKIKFEEYEIKPSVRKKLYFPEPNAFIPTRLAVKSQLLLPTPSESAAPRIADRPQVVIRNERTRAWFKQDQQFHVPKARINLRLKLPLVAANAEGAAQTQLFAALVMDELNEFSYPARLAGLNYSVRANTRGLDISIDGYSSRQGLLLSKIAKAVRKGRFTQERFANLKQELIRNWRNDNKNTPYIVLAGQIPVLHYEPYWSNEELVSGLENKTLEQFHQFATRLLRDGTMEALLYGNLFRQEAIKLAALAEYELLGARTGRPEPTARLYQLSAKQEKPWLYRHTLDHNDRVVQLYIQSLQPGIVDTAHMKLLQQMLQPAFFDSLRTEKQLGYIVSVFPMPIRDLEGTVFVVQSPATDEAQIVQEIDGFLTDYAKVLGKHLAENKQSLVRELKKPARTLTEQAAIYWESILLEDEEFERRQQIAAAVAGITEESLGNYYQRVILEKQRRLWLTSQRMSDTENFRLLNDRDVYHEQLDSLVYP; encoded by the coding sequence GCGCAGCGGCTTGGTTGCCGCGCAGGAAGACCTGGCGGTACCTGATGATGGTCCGGCGGTGACTGCCGTTGTTGATGTCATCAAGAGCGAAAATGATGAGCGCGAATATCGTTATCTCACGTTGAAAAACAAGCTGCGGGTGCTGTTGGTATCCGATGCAGATACCGAAAAGTCAGCCGCCGCACTCGATGTGTTTATCGGGCACAACCAAAACCCCGCCGACCGCCAGGGGCTCGCCCATTTTCTTGAGCACATGTTGTTTCTTGGTACGGAAAAATACCCGGAAGCGGGCGAGTACCAGGCATTTATCAGTCAGCACGGCGGAAACCACAATGCGTTTACCGCACCGGAACACACCAATTATTTTTTCGATATCGATAGCGGTTATCTCGATCCGGCGCTGGATCGCTTTGCCCAATTTTTTATTGCTCCGTTATTTGATGCTGGTTATGTCGAGCGCGAGCGCAATGCAGTGAATTCGGAATATCTGGCGCGTATAAACGATGATGCGCGGCGCATGCTCGATGTGTATCGCGAAGTGCTCAACCCGGAGCATCCGGCGGCCCAATTTTCTGTGGGCAGCCAGGAGACACTCGCCGATCGTGAAGATGATGCTGTGCGCGATGATCTAATCGACTTCTATCGCCAATATTATTCAGCTGACGCCATGACATTGGTTGTGCTCGGAAAAGAATCCCTGGATGAGCTGCAAAAAATGGTGGTGGGCCGCTTTGGCAATATTCCGTCGCACACCGTCGAACTTGCAGATAAATATCCGCCGCTTTTTCCGGCGAATTTCCTTCCTGCCGCCATCAGCATAAAACCGGAAAAAGAACTACGACAACTGTCTATGCTTTTTCCAATCCCTGAACCTTGGGATACCTATAACAAGAAACCCTGGCATTACATCGGCAATTTATTGGGACACGAAGGCAAGGGCAGTGTGCTGTCCCTATTGAAAGATCTCGGTTGGGCCGAAGGGCTGAGCGCCGGTGTGGGGGCCAGTACGCGCCACGACGCATTCTTCCAGATTACTGTTCAACTGACCGAGAAGGGGACACGAGCACGCGATCAAATAGTTCCCTTGATGTTTTACATGATTGAACAATTGCAGGCTCGCGGTCTGAAAGACTGGCGCTACAACGAACTCAAGGAATTGGCTGATATCGATTTTCGCTTCCAGGAACAGGCTCCTCCGATTGATACGGTAAGGAGTCTGGCTTCTGTAATGCACATCTATCAGCCGCAGGATGTGCTGCGCGGTGATTTTCTTTATACCGCCTACGATGAAAAATTAATTCAACAATGCTTGAGTTATCTGCGCAGTGATAATGTGATGACCGTGTTTGTTGCCCCGGATTTGACCACAGACAGGCTATCCGGTTTTTATCAAACACCTTACGCCGTTGAAAAAATCAAATTTGAAGAATACGAAATAAAACCGAGCGTGCGGAAGAAATTATATTTTCCCGAACCGAATGCTTTTATTCCGACACGTCTGGCGGTCAAATCCCAGTTGCTGTTGCCCACGCCCAGTGAAAGTGCCGCGCCGCGTATCGCGGATCGGCCGCAAGTGGTGATACGCAATGAGCGAACCCGTGCCTGGTTTAAGCAGGATCAACAATTTCATGTGCCCAAGGCCAGGATTAACCTGCGTTTAAAATTACCACTGGTGGCGGCCAATGCGGAGGGTGCAGCCCAGACGCAATTGTTTGCGGCGCTGGTGATGGACGAATTAAATGAATTTTCCTATCCGGCGCGTCTGGCTGGTTTGAACTACTCGGTACGCGCCAACACGCGTGGCCTGGATATTTCCATTGATGGCTATAGCAGTCGTCAGGGACTACTGCTGAGCAAGATAGCCAAAGCGGTTCGCAAAGGCCGCTTCACCCAGGAGCGTTTTGCCAATCTCAAGCAGGAGTTGATTCGCAACTGGCGCAATGACAACAAGAACACACCTTACATTGTGCTGGCTGGGCAAATACCGGTGCTGCATTACGAGCCCTATTGGAGTAACGAAGAACTGGTGAGCGGGCTGGAAAACAAAACCCTTGAACAATTTCACCAGTTTGCAACTCGGTTGTTGCGCGACGGCACCATGGAAGCATTGTTGTACGGCAATTTATTCCGGCAGGAAGCTATTAAGCTTGCTGCACTGGCAGAGTATGAATTACTCGGCGCACGCACTGGCAGACCAGAACCGACCGCTCGTCTTTATCAACTTTCGGCAAAACAGGAGAAACCCTGGTTATACCGTCACACCCTTGATCACAATGATCGCGTGGTGCAGTTATATATCCAAAGCTTGCAGCCAGGTATCGTTGATACGGCGCACATGAAATTGTTGCAGCAAATGTTACAGCCGGCTTTCTTTGACAGCTTGCGTACCGAAAAACAGCTGGGCTATATCGTGAGTGTTTTCCCCATGCCGATACGCGATCTTGAAGGAACGGTGTTTGTTGTCCAATCACCTGCGACGGATGAAGCGCAAATCGTGCAGGAAATTGATGGCTTCCTGACGGACTATGCAAAAGTGTTGGGCAAACATTTAGCGGAAAATAAACAATCCCTGGTGCGTGAACTGAAAAAGCCGGCGCGCACATTGACAGAACAGGCGGCAATCTATTGGGAAAGTATTCTGCTCGAAGATGAAGAGTTTGAGAGACGTCAACAGATAGCAGCGGCTGTCGCCGGTATTACTGAAGAATCACTGGGTAATTATTATCAGCGCGTTATACTCGAAAAACAGCGGCGGCTTTGGTTGACGTCGCAACGAATGTCTGACACAGAAAACTTTCGCTTGTTGAATGACCGCGATGTTTATCATGAACAATTGGATAGTCTGGTGTATCCATAA